The DNA sequence TTAGGCACGCCGCCAGCGTTCGTCCTGAGCCAGGATCAAACTCTCCAATAAAGTTTGATTGCTCATTTGTTCAAAAATTAACGTTGACGCTTTTGCTTTGTTTAGTTTTCAAAGAACATTGTTCTGTGTTATCGCTCAGAGGCGACTTAATTAATATAACATCTTCAACACTTGAGTGTCAATATGTTTTTTTATTTTTTCTTAAGTAGCTGTTTACTAGCAGCGACAAGAAATAATATATCACGATAATTATCTTAATGCAACATGTTTTTAAAGAAAAAGAATAATGTTTTAAAAAAGTGTAACTCAATTTATAACATTAAATCTTGTAGTAACTATCTTTTTATATCATATATATAATATGTAAGCACTAAAAGCTATTTTGTATAAGGGGGAGATAAAATGATTATTATAAACGATACGCTATTTGACCCAATCGATTTAGATATAAATTATTTCTCTGGTCCACAACAAGAGATCATTAATAAAATGGCTTACTATCCAGAAAGATATGTATATGATAATATTAAACAGTTTCAATTTGAAATACATGTTAGAAGTGAAACTGTTAAAGCAGCAAAAGATTTGTTTGAAAGTGGTGTAAAGTTTGCCACATTTGCAAATTCAAAATGTAATGAAGAGTATTGGGATCTTACAGATATGGGTGCCTTTGAATTAAAAGAAGGAATTAAACCATCGACAGGGATTCGAGATATTTTTAACAACGGGGTAAAATATGCTTTTGAATGTGCAACGGCTATGGTCATAACCTTTTATAAAGCACTATTAGAATCAATTGATGAACAAGATTTCAATAGATTATTTGCGAACCTTACCCTTTATGATTGGCATTACGATAAAGATTTAGGTTTAATAACGAAAGCAGGGAATGACTTTCTACCAGGTGATTGTATTTATTTTAACAACCCAGACTATAATCCTGCTACACCTGAGTGGCAAGGTGA is a window from the Bacillus sp. SM2101 genome containing:
- a CDS encoding protein-glutamine gamma-glutamyltransferase, which encodes MIIINDTLFDPIDLDINYFSGPQQEIINKMAYYPERYVYDNIKQFQFEIHVRSETVKAAKDLFESGVKFATFANSKCNEEYWDLTDMGAFELKEGIKPSTGIRDIFNNGVKYAFECATAMVITFYKALLESIDEQDFNRLFANLTLYDWHYDKDLGLITKAGNDFLPGDCIYFNNPDYNPATPEWQGENAIVLEDDLYFGHGIGIKTAEEMIEALNKRRRMGSLESAYLLSQTSRPNYKALSVYRKEIRLTHSINSFKMIIANIGNKNYIML